In Glycine max cultivar Williams 82 chromosome 7, Glycine_max_v4.0, whole genome shotgun sequence, a single window of DNA contains:
- the LOC100782863 gene encoding GATA transcription factor 2 isoform X1 encodes MDLYGSFSTPSDCLHIDDFLDFSNITTDTHHHLPPPQNSPLISHDDANLFFNFPSVPTDEAAELEWLSQFVDDDATSFHSFPATASIGSHSTSFLSNNNNRNDNNEYPKSSLSSNIPCSSAVAGKSRARREGSVTGDGGVRRCSHCASEKTPQWRAGPLGPKTLCNACGVRFKSGRLVPEYRPAASPTFVLTQHSNSHRKVMELRRQKELLRHQQQQQLQQEQCHRHTHNHHDFKVC; translated from the exons atggaCTTGTACGGTTCCTTTTCCACCCCTTCAGATTGCTTACATATTGATGATTTTCTAGATTTCTCCAACATCACCACCGACACCCACCACCACCTTCCTCCTCCGCAAAACTCTCCATTAATCTCCCACGACGACGCCAATCTCTTCTTCAATTTCCCTTCCGTTCCG ACCGACGAAGCGGCGGAGCTGGAGTGGCTCTCCCAGTTCGTGGACGACGACGCGACGTCGTTTCACAGCTTCCCAGCAACCGCATCGATTGGATCCCACTCGACGTCGTTTCTCTCCAACAATAACAACAGAAACGATAATAACGAATATCCCAAATCTTCATTATCTTCAAACATTCCATGTTCTTCAGCGGTGGCGGGAAAATCGAGAGCGAGGAGGGAAGGGTCGGTTACCGGCGACGGCGGCGTGCGGCGGTGCAGCCACTGTGCCTCGGAGAAGACGCCGCAGTGGCGCGCGGGACCGCTGGGACCGAAGACGCTGTGCAACGCGTGCGGGGTTCGGTTCAAGTCGGGTCGGCTCGTACCCGAATACCGACCCGCGGCGAGCCCTACGTTCGTGCTGACTCAGCATTCGAACTCGCACCGCAAGGTCATGGAGCTCCGTCGCCAGAAGGAGCTGCTCCgccaccaacaacaacaacaattacaacAAGAGCAATGCCACCGTCACACTCACAACCACCACGATTTCAAAGTTTGCTGA
- the LOC100782863 gene encoding GATA transcription factor 4 isoform X2, with translation MSACSSHVPLPPLHQYIKPTNPLISLYPNPQTNTTLSINKTNQHKKERKTMDLYGSFSTPSDCLHIDDFLDFSNITTDTHHHLPPPQNSPLISHDDANLFFNFPSVPTDEAAELEWLSQFVDDDATSFHSFPATASIGSHSTSFLSNNNNRNDNNEYPKSSLSSNIPCSSAVAGKSRARREGSVTGDGGVRRCSHCASEKTPQWRAGPLGPKTLCNACGVRFKSGRLVPEYRPAASPTFVLTQHSNSHRKVMELRRQKELLRHQQQQQLQQEQCHRHTHNHHDFKVC, from the exons ATGAGTGCATGCTCCTCGCACGTGCCTCTGCCCCCTCTCCATCAATATATCAAACCAACCAACCCTCTTATCTCTCTCTATCCCAACCCCCAAACAAACACAACTCTCTCTATCAACAAAACCAACCAacacaagaaagaaagaaaaacaatggaCTTGTACGGTTCCTTTTCCACCCCTTCAGATTGCTTACATATTGATGATTTTCTAGATTTCTCCAACATCACCACCGACACCCACCACCACCTTCCTCCTCCGCAAAACTCTCCATTAATCTCCCACGACGACGCCAATCTCTTCTTCAATTTCCCTTCCGTTCCG ACCGACGAAGCGGCGGAGCTGGAGTGGCTCTCCCAGTTCGTGGACGACGACGCGACGTCGTTTCACAGCTTCCCAGCAACCGCATCGATTGGATCCCACTCGACGTCGTTTCTCTCCAACAATAACAACAGAAACGATAATAACGAATATCCCAAATCTTCATTATCTTCAAACATTCCATGTTCTTCAGCGGTGGCGGGAAAATCGAGAGCGAGGAGGGAAGGGTCGGTTACCGGCGACGGCGGCGTGCGGCGGTGCAGCCACTGTGCCTCGGAGAAGACGCCGCAGTGGCGCGCGGGACCGCTGGGACCGAAGACGCTGTGCAACGCGTGCGGGGTTCGGTTCAAGTCGGGTCGGCTCGTACCCGAATACCGACCCGCGGCGAGCCCTACGTTCGTGCTGACTCAGCATTCGAACTCGCACCGCAAGGTCATGGAGCTCCGTCGCCAGAAGGAGCTGCTCCgccaccaacaacaacaacaattacaacAAGAGCAATGCCACCGTCACACTCACAACCACCACGATTTCAAAGTTTGCTGA